Proteins from one Bos indicus x Bos taurus breed Angus x Brahman F1 hybrid chromosome 19, Bos_hybrid_MaternalHap_v2.0, whole genome shotgun sequence genomic window:
- the STRADA gene encoding STE20-related kinase adapter protein alpha isoform X1, translating into MSFLVSKPERIRRWVSEKFIVEGLRDLELFGEQPPGDARRKTNEASSESIASFSKPEIMSSFLPEGGCYELLTVIGKGFEDLMTVNLARYKPTGEYVTVRRINLEACSNEMVTFLQGELHVSKLFSHPNILPYGATFIADNELWVVTSFMAYGSAKDLICTHFMDGMSELAIAYILQGALKALDYIHHMGYVHRSVKASHVLISADGKVYLSGLRSNLSMISHGQRQRVVHDFPKYSIKVLPWLSPEVLQQNLQGYDAKSDIYSVGITACELANGHVPFKDMPATQMLLEKLNGTVPCLLDTSTIPAEELTMSTSRSAANSGLSESLAPSTPRTSNGDSPSHPYHRTFSPHFHHFVEQCLQRNPDMRPSASTLLNHSFFKQIKRRASEALPELLRPVTPITTFEGRQSQDHSGIFGLVTNLEELEVDDWEF; encoded by the exons acCAATGAGGCGAGCTCAGAGTCGATAGCATCCTTCTCTAAGCCGGAGATCATGAGTAGCTTCCTGCCAGAGGGAGGGTGTTACGAGCTGCTCACCGTTATAG GCAAAGGATTCGAGGACCTGATGACAGTGAATCTAGCAAGGTACAAACCAACAGGGGAGTATGTGACGGTGCGAAGGATTAACCTCGAGGCTTGCTCCAATGAGATGGTGACGTTCTTACAG GGGGAGCTCCACGTCTCTAAACTCTTCAGCCACCCCAACATCCTACCCTACGGAGCCACCTTCATTGCGGACAACGAGCTGTGGGTCGTCACGTCGTTCATGGCGTACG GCTCCGCCAAGGACCTCATCTGCACGCACTTCATGGACGGCATGAGCGAGCTGGCCATCGCTTACATCCTGCAGGGGGCGCTCAAGGCCTTGGACTACATCCACCACATGGGCTACGTGCACAG GAGCGTCAAAGCCAGCCACGTTCTGATCTCCGCCGATGGGAAGGTCTACCTTTCGGGTTTACGCAGCAACCTcagcatgatcagccatgggcaGCGGCAGCGTGTGGTCCATGACTTCCCCAAGTACAGTATCAAGGTTCTGCCCTGGCTCAGCCCGGAGGTCCTCCAGCAG AATCTCCAGGGTTACGATGCCAAGTCTGACATCTACAGTGTGGGAATCACGGCCTGTGAGCTGGCCAATGGCCACGTCCCCTTTAAAGACATGCCTGCCACCCAG ATGCTGCTGGAGAAGCTGAACGGCACGGTGCCCTGCCTGCTGGACACCAGCACCATCCCCGCCGAGGAGCTGACCATGAGCACCTCGCGCTCCGCGGCCAACTCGGGCTTGAGCGAGAGCCTGGCCCCCAGCACCCCCAGGACCTCCAACGGCGACTCGCCCTCCCACCCCTACCACCGCACCTTCTCGCCCCACTTCCACCACTTTGTGGAGCAGTGCCTTCAGCGCAATCCGGACATGAG ACCAAGCGCCAGCACCCTCCTGAACCATTCTTTCTTCAAGCAG ATCAAGCGACGTGCCTCAGAAGCTCTGCCCGAGTTACTCCGACCTGTCACCCCCATCACCACTTTTGAAGGCAGACAGTCTCAGGATCACAGTGGGATCTTTGGCCTGGTAACAAACCTGGAAGAGCTGGAGGTGGACGACTGGGAGTTCTGA
- the STRADA gene encoding STE20-related kinase adapter protein alpha isoform X3, with product MSFLVSKPERIRTNEASSESIASFSKPEIMSSFLPEGGCYELLTVIGKGFEDLMTVNLARYKPTGEYVTVRRINLEACSNEMVTFLQGELHVSKLFSHPNILPYGATFIADNELWVVTSFMAYGSAKDLICTHFMDGMSELAIAYILQGALKALDYIHHMGYVHRSVKASHVLISADGKVYLSGLRSNLSMISHGQRQRVVHDFPKYSIKVLPWLSPEVLQQNLQGYDAKSDIYSVGITACELANGHVPFKDMPATQMLLEKLNGTVPCLLDTSTIPAEELTMSTSRSAANSGLSESLAPSTPRTSNGDSPSHPYHRTFSPHFHHFVEQCLQRNPDMRPSASTLLNHSFFKQIKRRASEALPELLRPVTPITTFEGRQSQDHSGIFGLVTNLEELEVDDWEF from the exons acCAATGAGGCGAGCTCAGAGTCGATAGCATCCTTCTCTAAGCCGGAGATCATGAGTAGCTTCCTGCCAGAGGGAGGGTGTTACGAGCTGCTCACCGTTATAG GCAAAGGATTCGAGGACCTGATGACAGTGAATCTAGCAAGGTACAAACCAACAGGGGAGTATGTGACGGTGCGAAGGATTAACCTCGAGGCTTGCTCCAATGAGATGGTGACGTTCTTACAG GGGGAGCTCCACGTCTCTAAACTCTTCAGCCACCCCAACATCCTACCCTACGGAGCCACCTTCATTGCGGACAACGAGCTGTGGGTCGTCACGTCGTTCATGGCGTACG GCTCCGCCAAGGACCTCATCTGCACGCACTTCATGGACGGCATGAGCGAGCTGGCCATCGCTTACATCCTGCAGGGGGCGCTCAAGGCCTTGGACTACATCCACCACATGGGCTACGTGCACAG GAGCGTCAAAGCCAGCCACGTTCTGATCTCCGCCGATGGGAAGGTCTACCTTTCGGGTTTACGCAGCAACCTcagcatgatcagccatgggcaGCGGCAGCGTGTGGTCCATGACTTCCCCAAGTACAGTATCAAGGTTCTGCCCTGGCTCAGCCCGGAGGTCCTCCAGCAG AATCTCCAGGGTTACGATGCCAAGTCTGACATCTACAGTGTGGGAATCACGGCCTGTGAGCTGGCCAATGGCCACGTCCCCTTTAAAGACATGCCTGCCACCCAG ATGCTGCTGGAGAAGCTGAACGGCACGGTGCCCTGCCTGCTGGACACCAGCACCATCCCCGCCGAGGAGCTGACCATGAGCACCTCGCGCTCCGCGGCCAACTCGGGCTTGAGCGAGAGCCTGGCCCCCAGCACCCCCAGGACCTCCAACGGCGACTCGCCCTCCCACCCCTACCACCGCACCTTCTCGCCCCACTTCCACCACTTTGTGGAGCAGTGCCTTCAGCGCAATCCGGACATGAG ACCAAGCGCCAGCACCCTCCTGAACCATTCTTTCTTCAAGCAG ATCAAGCGACGTGCCTCAGAAGCTCTGCCCGAGTTACTCCGACCTGTCACCCCCATCACCACTTTTGAAGGCAGACAGTCTCAGGATCACAGTGGGATCTTTGGCCTGGTAACAAACCTGGAAGAGCTGGAGGTGGACGACTGGGAGTTCTGA
- the STRADA gene encoding STE20-related kinase adapter protein alpha isoform X4, whose translation MSFLTNEASSESIASFSKPEIMSSFLPEGGCYELLTVIGKGFEDLMTVNLARYKPTGEYVTVRRINLEACSNEMVTFLQGELHVSKLFSHPNILPYGATFIADNELWVVTSFMAYGSAKDLICTHFMDGMSELAIAYILQGALKALDYIHHMGYVHRSVKASHVLISADGKVYLSGLRSNLSMISHGQRQRVVHDFPKYSIKVLPWLSPEVLQQNLQGYDAKSDIYSVGITACELANGHVPFKDMPATQMLLEKLNGTVPCLLDTSTIPAEELTMSTSRSAANSGLSESLAPSTPRTSNGDSPSHPYHRTFSPHFHHFVEQCLQRNPDMRPSASTLLNHSFFKQIKRRASEALPELLRPVTPITTFEGRQSQDHSGIFGLVTNLEELEVDDWEF comes from the exons acCAATGAGGCGAGCTCAGAGTCGATAGCATCCTTCTCTAAGCCGGAGATCATGAGTAGCTTCCTGCCAGAGGGAGGGTGTTACGAGCTGCTCACCGTTATAG GCAAAGGATTCGAGGACCTGATGACAGTGAATCTAGCAAGGTACAAACCAACAGGGGAGTATGTGACGGTGCGAAGGATTAACCTCGAGGCTTGCTCCAATGAGATGGTGACGTTCTTACAG GGGGAGCTCCACGTCTCTAAACTCTTCAGCCACCCCAACATCCTACCCTACGGAGCCACCTTCATTGCGGACAACGAGCTGTGGGTCGTCACGTCGTTCATGGCGTACG GCTCCGCCAAGGACCTCATCTGCACGCACTTCATGGACGGCATGAGCGAGCTGGCCATCGCTTACATCCTGCAGGGGGCGCTCAAGGCCTTGGACTACATCCACCACATGGGCTACGTGCACAG GAGCGTCAAAGCCAGCCACGTTCTGATCTCCGCCGATGGGAAGGTCTACCTTTCGGGTTTACGCAGCAACCTcagcatgatcagccatgggcaGCGGCAGCGTGTGGTCCATGACTTCCCCAAGTACAGTATCAAGGTTCTGCCCTGGCTCAGCCCGGAGGTCCTCCAGCAG AATCTCCAGGGTTACGATGCCAAGTCTGACATCTACAGTGTGGGAATCACGGCCTGTGAGCTGGCCAATGGCCACGTCCCCTTTAAAGACATGCCTGCCACCCAG ATGCTGCTGGAGAAGCTGAACGGCACGGTGCCCTGCCTGCTGGACACCAGCACCATCCCCGCCGAGGAGCTGACCATGAGCACCTCGCGCTCCGCGGCCAACTCGGGCTTGAGCGAGAGCCTGGCCCCCAGCACCCCCAGGACCTCCAACGGCGACTCGCCCTCCCACCCCTACCACCGCACCTTCTCGCCCCACTTCCACCACTTTGTGGAGCAGTGCCTTCAGCGCAATCCGGACATGAG ACCAAGCGCCAGCACCCTCCTGAACCATTCTTTCTTCAAGCAG ATCAAGCGACGTGCCTCAGAAGCTCTGCCCGAGTTACTCCGACCTGTCACCCCCATCACCACTTTTGAAGGCAGACAGTCTCAGGATCACAGTGGGATCTTTGGCCTGGTAACAAACCTGGAAGAGCTGGAGGTGGACGACTGGGAGTTCTGA
- the STRADA gene encoding STE20-related kinase adapter protein alpha isoform X2: MSFLRWVSEKFIVEGLRDLELFGEQPPGDARRKTNEASSESIASFSKPEIMSSFLPEGGCYELLTVIGKGFEDLMTVNLARYKPTGEYVTVRRINLEACSNEMVTFLQGELHVSKLFSHPNILPYGATFIADNELWVVTSFMAYGSAKDLICTHFMDGMSELAIAYILQGALKALDYIHHMGYVHRSVKASHVLISADGKVYLSGLRSNLSMISHGQRQRVVHDFPKYSIKVLPWLSPEVLQQNLQGYDAKSDIYSVGITACELANGHVPFKDMPATQMLLEKLNGTVPCLLDTSTIPAEELTMSTSRSAANSGLSESLAPSTPRTSNGDSPSHPYHRTFSPHFHHFVEQCLQRNPDMRPSASTLLNHSFFKQIKRRASEALPELLRPVTPITTFEGRQSQDHSGIFGLVTNLEELEVDDWEF, encoded by the exons acCAATGAGGCGAGCTCAGAGTCGATAGCATCCTTCTCTAAGCCGGAGATCATGAGTAGCTTCCTGCCAGAGGGAGGGTGTTACGAGCTGCTCACCGTTATAG GCAAAGGATTCGAGGACCTGATGACAGTGAATCTAGCAAGGTACAAACCAACAGGGGAGTATGTGACGGTGCGAAGGATTAACCTCGAGGCTTGCTCCAATGAGATGGTGACGTTCTTACAG GGGGAGCTCCACGTCTCTAAACTCTTCAGCCACCCCAACATCCTACCCTACGGAGCCACCTTCATTGCGGACAACGAGCTGTGGGTCGTCACGTCGTTCATGGCGTACG GCTCCGCCAAGGACCTCATCTGCACGCACTTCATGGACGGCATGAGCGAGCTGGCCATCGCTTACATCCTGCAGGGGGCGCTCAAGGCCTTGGACTACATCCACCACATGGGCTACGTGCACAG GAGCGTCAAAGCCAGCCACGTTCTGATCTCCGCCGATGGGAAGGTCTACCTTTCGGGTTTACGCAGCAACCTcagcatgatcagccatgggcaGCGGCAGCGTGTGGTCCATGACTTCCCCAAGTACAGTATCAAGGTTCTGCCCTGGCTCAGCCCGGAGGTCCTCCAGCAG AATCTCCAGGGTTACGATGCCAAGTCTGACATCTACAGTGTGGGAATCACGGCCTGTGAGCTGGCCAATGGCCACGTCCCCTTTAAAGACATGCCTGCCACCCAG ATGCTGCTGGAGAAGCTGAACGGCACGGTGCCCTGCCTGCTGGACACCAGCACCATCCCCGCCGAGGAGCTGACCATGAGCACCTCGCGCTCCGCGGCCAACTCGGGCTTGAGCGAGAGCCTGGCCCCCAGCACCCCCAGGACCTCCAACGGCGACTCGCCCTCCCACCCCTACCACCGCACCTTCTCGCCCCACTTCCACCACTTTGTGGAGCAGTGCCTTCAGCGCAATCCGGACATGAG ACCAAGCGCCAGCACCCTCCTGAACCATTCTTTCTTCAAGCAG ATCAAGCGACGTGCCTCAGAAGCTCTGCCCGAGTTACTCCGACCTGTCACCCCCATCACCACTTTTGAAGGCAGACAGTCTCAGGATCACAGTGGGATCTTTGGCCTGGTAACAAACCTGGAAGAGCTGGAGGTGGACGACTGGGAGTTCTGA
- the STRADA gene encoding STE20-related kinase adapter protein alpha isoform X5, which produces MSSFLPEGGCYELLTVIGKGFEDLMTVNLARYKPTGEYVTVRRINLEACSNEMVTFLQGELHVSKLFSHPNILPYGATFIADNELWVVTSFMAYGSAKDLICTHFMDGMSELAIAYILQGALKALDYIHHMGYVHRSVKASHVLISADGKVYLSGLRSNLSMISHGQRQRVVHDFPKYSIKVLPWLSPEVLQQNLQGYDAKSDIYSVGITACELANGHVPFKDMPATQMLLEKLNGTVPCLLDTSTIPAEELTMSTSRSAANSGLSESLAPSTPRTSNGDSPSHPYHRTFSPHFHHFVEQCLQRNPDMRPSASTLLNHSFFKQIKRRASEALPELLRPVTPITTFEGRQSQDHSGIFGLVTNLEELEVDDWEF; this is translated from the exons ATGAGTAGCTTCCTGCCAGAGGGAGGGTGTTACGAGCTGCTCACCGTTATAG GCAAAGGATTCGAGGACCTGATGACAGTGAATCTAGCAAGGTACAAACCAACAGGGGAGTATGTGACGGTGCGAAGGATTAACCTCGAGGCTTGCTCCAATGAGATGGTGACGTTCTTACAG GGGGAGCTCCACGTCTCTAAACTCTTCAGCCACCCCAACATCCTACCCTACGGAGCCACCTTCATTGCGGACAACGAGCTGTGGGTCGTCACGTCGTTCATGGCGTACG GCTCCGCCAAGGACCTCATCTGCACGCACTTCATGGACGGCATGAGCGAGCTGGCCATCGCTTACATCCTGCAGGGGGCGCTCAAGGCCTTGGACTACATCCACCACATGGGCTACGTGCACAG GAGCGTCAAAGCCAGCCACGTTCTGATCTCCGCCGATGGGAAGGTCTACCTTTCGGGTTTACGCAGCAACCTcagcatgatcagccatgggcaGCGGCAGCGTGTGGTCCATGACTTCCCCAAGTACAGTATCAAGGTTCTGCCCTGGCTCAGCCCGGAGGTCCTCCAGCAG AATCTCCAGGGTTACGATGCCAAGTCTGACATCTACAGTGTGGGAATCACGGCCTGTGAGCTGGCCAATGGCCACGTCCCCTTTAAAGACATGCCTGCCACCCAG ATGCTGCTGGAGAAGCTGAACGGCACGGTGCCCTGCCTGCTGGACACCAGCACCATCCCCGCCGAGGAGCTGACCATGAGCACCTCGCGCTCCGCGGCCAACTCGGGCTTGAGCGAGAGCCTGGCCCCCAGCACCCCCAGGACCTCCAACGGCGACTCGCCCTCCCACCCCTACCACCGCACCTTCTCGCCCCACTTCCACCACTTTGTGGAGCAGTGCCTTCAGCGCAATCCGGACATGAG ACCAAGCGCCAGCACCCTCCTGAACCATTCTTTCTTCAAGCAG ATCAAGCGACGTGCCTCAGAAGCTCTGCCCGAGTTACTCCGACCTGTCACCCCCATCACCACTTTTGAAGGCAGACAGTCTCAGGATCACAGTGGGATCTTTGGCCTGGTAACAAACCTGGAAGAGCTGGAGGTGGACGACTGGGAGTTCTGA